CACGGGCACGCTTCAGGCGTTCCAGCAAGTCGACGTCGGCGCGCAGGTCAGCGGGCAGTTGAAGACGCTCAAGGTCAAGCTCGGCGATAAGGTGACGAAGGGCCAGTGGCTCGCGCAGATCGATCCGGTGCTCGCACAAAATGCCTTGCGCCAGGCCGAAGCCGACGAGCAGAACCTTCAGGCGCAAAAGCGTTCGACGGCAGCGCAGTTGAAGCAGGCGGAACTGGCGTTCGCGCGGCAGCGTCAGATGCTGCCCGACGACGCGACGTCCCGGCAGGACTACGAATCGGCGCAAGCCACGCTCGACATGCAGCGCGCCACGCTCGCCGGTCTCGACGCGCAGATCCGCCGCGCCGGGGTGGCCATCGAGTCGGCGCGTGCCAACGTCGGGTACACGCGCATCGTCGCGCCCATCGACGGGCAGGTCGTCGCCATCGTCACGCAGGAAGGCCAGACCGTGATCGCGCAGCAACAGGCCCCGGTGATTCTGAAGCTCGCCGACATGGACACCATCACGGTGAAAGCGCAGGTTTCCGAAGCGGATGTGATTCGCATCTCGCCGGGCCAGACCGCTTACTTCACGATCCTCGGCGATCCGGACAAGCGCTACTACGGCAAGCTGCGCGCCATCGAGCCCGCGCCACAGAACTTCCTGGACACGCAGAGCGCGCTTGGCGGCGGCGCAACGCGCAACAACACTGCCGTGTTCTACAACGCGCTGTTCGAGGTGCCGAACACGGACCATCGCCTGCGCATCTCCATGACCGCGCAGGTCAATGTGCTGCTGGGCACGGCGAAGCAGGCGCTGAGCGTGCCGGTGGCGGCGCTGGGCAAGAAGATCGGCCCGGATCGTTACGAAGTTCGCGTGCTGAGCAAGGACGCCAGGGACGGCCGTGCCGTGACGCGTCAGATCGTCACCGGCCTGAACAACAACGTGCGCGTCGAAGTGCGTGAAGGACTCACGGCGGACGAGCGCGTCGTCATCGGCGAGGCGGGCGATGCTGCGCCGGCGCAGGCGGAAGCCTCATCCGGCTCCGCCCGATAATTGCCGTCGAGGATGTCGAGCGTCATGACCCACGCCTCTCACACCACGCCCCCGCAGGGGTATTCGCACGATGCGCCGCCATCCGGGGGCACCGTCGGCGACGGCCCGCACCCGATGCTCGAACTCGCGGGCGTTACCCGGCGCTTCCCGGCGGGCGAGCACGACGTCACGGTCTTGCGCGACGTGCATCTGAGCATCGAGGCGGGGGAGATTGTCGCGATCATGGGGGCGTCGGGCTCGGGCAAGTCGACGCTGATGAACATTCTCGGATGCCTCGATCATCCGAGCGAGGGCAGCTACCGGGTGGCCGGGCGCGAGACTCGCGATCTGGATGCCGACGCGCTGGCGCAATTGCGTCGAGAGCACTTCGGCTTCATCTTCCAGCGCTATCACCTGCTGCCGCACCTCGACGCCGCATCGAACGTCGAAATGCCTGCCGTGTACACGGGCACGCCGCATGCGGCACGTCGCGAGCGTTCGGCCATGCTGCTCGAGCGGCTTGGGCTCGCGCAGCGCACGGCGCATCGTCCCAACCAGTTATCGGGCGGCCAGCAGCAGCGCGTGAGTATTGCGCGAGCGCTCATGAATGGCGGTGACGTCATTTTGGCGGACGAGCCGACTGGCGCACTCGACACGCGCAGCGGCCGCGAAGTGATCCGCATTCTCAAGGAACTCAACGCGCTGGGGCACACCGTCATCATCGTGACGCACGACGAACAGGTGGCGGCGCACGCGCGCCGCATCATCGAGATTCGCGACGGCGAGATCGTGGCCGACCGGACCAACACGCCGGCGGAAGTCGAGCCGGACACGGCGCCTCCTGACGAGAGCGCCGAGGAAGTGGCCGGGGCAGCGGCATCGGCCGCATCGGCGAACGATTCGGCGTCGGTGGACGCGAGCCATGGCGGGGCGATTGCGCCGCGCCGCTGGACAGGCGGCATCGACCGGTTCGCCGAGGCATTTCGCATGGCGTGGATCGCGTTGATCTCGCACCGCCTGCGCACGTTCCTCACGATGCTCGGGATCATCATCGGCATTACTTCGGTGGTCTCCATCGTGGCTATCGGTGAAGGCGCGAAGCGATACATGCTAGCCGAAATCGGCAGCATCGGCACGAACACGATCAACATCTACCCCGGCAAGGACTGGGGCGACAATCGGGCGACGGCCATTCAGACGCTTGTGCCGGAAGATGTCCACGCGCTCTCGGAGCAGATCTATGTGGACAGCGCAACGCCGGAAACCGCGCGCAGTCTGCTGCTGCGCTACCGCAACATCGATGCAAGTGCCATGGTCACGGGCGTGGGCGAGCATTTCTTTCAGGTGCGCGGCCTGAAGATCGGGCAGGGCATCGCGTTCGGGCCGGACGAGGTGCGTCGTCAGGCGCAGGTGGCCGTCATCGACCAGAACACGCGGCGCAAGCTGTTCGGCGCCAACCCGAATCCGCTGGGCGAAGTGATATTCGTGGGCAATCTGCCGTGCGTGGTGATCGGGGTGACGGTCGAGAAGAAGAGCGCATTCGGCGACACGAAGAGCCTGAACATCTGGGTGCCTTACACGACGGCGGCGGGGCGTCTGTTCGGTCAGCGCAACGTCGACAGCATTACGGTCCGGGTGCGCGACGGTCAGCCGAGCAAGGCAGCCGAGAAGAGTCTCGAGACGTTGATGACGCAGCGTCACGGACGCAAGGACTTCTTCACGTACAACATGGATAGCGTGGTGAAGACGGTGGAGACGACCAGTCAGTCGCTCACGCTGCTGCTCTCGCTGATCGCCGTGATCTCGCTCGTGGTGGGCGGCATCGGCGTGATGAACATCATGATCGTGTCAGTTACCGAGCGTACGCGGGAAATTGGGATTCGGATGGCGGTCGGCGCGCGACAGAGCGACATCATGCAGCAATTTCTCGTGGAAGCCGTGATGGTGTGTCTGATGGGCGGCGCGATCGGGATTGCACTGTCCTTCGGGGCAAGCTTCCTGTTCTCGCTGTTCGTCGAGAAATGGAAGATGGTGTTTTCGATGGGATCCGTCGTCACGGCGTTTCTGTGTTCGACGCTCATTGGCGTGGTGTTCGGATTCATGCCCGCACGAAATGCGGCGCGGCTGGATCCGGTCGAAGCGCTTGCTCGCGATTGAGGGATGGCTAGATGACCCGAAAGATTTTCACTGCTCGCAGATTGTCCGACTCGATGGCTTCGTCTGCTTGCTCCGCTTCGTTCGCGGCTTGTGCGCCCTCGGCCTCGCCCGTGTTGTCGCGCGTCTTGTCGCCCGGCCGCTGCGTGCTCGCGCTGGCGAGCGCGGCGGCGCTGCTTGCCGGGTGTGCCGGCGTGCGTCACGACCCGCTGCCGGCGATGTTTGTGCCGGCGCAATGGGCAGGCGCGCCGGCGGCCGGTGGCGCGTCCGGTACGACGGCCGATGCCGGCGCTGGCGCCGCGATTGCGCCCGAGTTCTGGCGGGCCTTCGGCGATCCGGTGCTCGACAAGCTCATTGCCGATGCGCTGGCGCTCAACAACAATCTCGCCGCGGCGGGGATTCGCGTCTATCGCGCGCAATTGCAGGCCGGGCTGGC
This is a stretch of genomic DNA from Pandoraea faecigallinarum. It encodes these proteins:
- the macA gene encoding macrolide transporter subunit MacA, encoding MVQFIRRRPYLVTSLAVLVVLVALGIRSLTAPKPPQYLSAKVERSDLENTVLATGTLQAFQQVDVGAQVSGQLKTLKVKLGDKVTKGQWLAQIDPVLAQNALRQAEADEQNLQAQKRSTAAQLKQAELAFARQRQMLPDDATSRQDYESAQATLDMQRATLAGLDAQIRRAGVAIESARANVGYTRIVAPIDGQVVAIVTQEGQTVIAQQQAPVILKLADMDTITVKAQVSEADVIRISPGQTAYFTILGDPDKRYYGKLRAIEPAPQNFLDTQSALGGGATRNNTAVFYNALFEVPNTDHRLRISMTAQVNVLLGTAKQALSVPVAALGKKIGPDRYEVRVLSKDARDGRAVTRQIVTGLNNNVRVEVREGLTADERVVIGEAGDAAPAQAEASSGSAR
- a CDS encoding MacB family efflux pump subunit, which translates into the protein MLELAGVTRRFPAGEHDVTVLRDVHLSIEAGEIVAIMGASGSGKSTLMNILGCLDHPSEGSYRVAGRETRDLDADALAQLRREHFGFIFQRYHLLPHLDAASNVEMPAVYTGTPHAARRERSAMLLERLGLAQRTAHRPNQLSGGQQQRVSIARALMNGGDVILADEPTGALDTRSGREVIRILKELNALGHTVIIVTHDEQVAAHARRIIEIRDGEIVADRTNTPAEVEPDTAPPDESAEEVAGAAASAASANDSASVDASHGGAIAPRRWTGGIDRFAEAFRMAWIALISHRLRTFLTMLGIIIGITSVVSIVAIGEGAKRYMLAEIGSIGTNTINIYPGKDWGDNRATAIQTLVPEDVHALSEQIYVDSATPETARSLLLRYRNIDASAMVTGVGEHFFQVRGLKIGQGIAFGPDEVRRQAQVAVIDQNTRRKLFGANPNPLGEVIFVGNLPCVVIGVTVEKKSAFGDTKSLNIWVPYTTAAGRLFGQRNVDSITVRVRDGQPSKAAEKSLETLMTQRHGRKDFFTYNMDSVVKTVETTSQSLTLLLSLIAVISLVVGGIGVMNIMIVSVTERTREIGIRMAVGARQSDIMQQFLVEAVMVCLMGGAIGIALSFGASFLFSLFVEKWKMVFSMGSVVTAFLCSTLIGVVFGFMPARNAARLDPVEALARD